The genome window GTGTTCATCCCAGGTTTTGTCCAGGCTCACCAAGGGCGGACCTTGGTTTGACAAGCCTTTGGTTCccttttttcttcattctgtTGTTCTTGGAAAAACAACCTCTTTATCAACGGTTCCCTAACTTCAACGAGGATCATGGCGTCTATGCCATATGTGAGTCGATAAAGAGTTTCATTAGTGGTTCCCTAACTTCAACGAGGATCATGGCGTCTATGCCATATGTGAGTCGATAAAGAGTTTAATTAGTGGTTGTCTAGGGTGAACAATGGTAGGCCTAGAGTATACTGGGGAGTTCCTCTTTCCATAGACCCTTAGACTTGTTGAGTCTAGTACGCAGGGCCTTGAGGATAACTCTGTTGGCTGCCTCTGCCTATCTATTGGTCTGGCAATGCTTGATAGAGGTGACGAGGTGCTTGATGCCTAGCCTCGTCAGGAAGTCTTAATAAGTCTGAGCTTTGAATTAGGTGTCATTGTCAGTGACAATGACGTAAAGGAGGCCATACCTGCATATGAGGTGTTTCCAGGTGAACTTCTCTACCTCGTTGGCTGTGATTTCTTGTAGTGGTCTTTCCTTGATccacttggtgaagtagtcGATAGCGACTAGTAAGTATTTGACTGCTTCTAGAGCTTTTGAGAGTGGTCCCAGTATGTCCATTCCCCAGATGGAGAAGGGCCAAAGGGAGCTCAGGCTGTGCAGATTGTTAGGAGAGGTACGTGGCACGTTTGCAAACTTTTGGCGTCGGTTTCATCTCTTGGTGAAGTCGAGGGTGTCAACCCTGAGTGTCGGCCAATAGTAACTGATGCGCACCACTTTGGTGTCAAGGGAGTGTCCCCTGGTGTAAAGGTCGCAGATGCCTTCATGAAGTTCTCTCATGACATAGTCTGCTTGTTGGCTGTTCAGGCACTTTAACAAGGGTGATGTCAACCTTCTTCTGAATAACTCACCATCAAGGATGACGTAGAAGTTGGCCTTCCGTTTAATGTGTCGGGCTTCATTCTCGTCTCGTGGCAACACcccccaaattaaaaaattcttgtAGGGAGTCATCCAGTATGGTTCCTCCTCTTCTCCGACCATAACTTCTTCAATGTCTATGGTAGGAGTTTGGAGTTTCTCCTGGATGATAGTCTTGAGGTGTCCGATCTTTTTGGTGCTAGCCAACTTGGAGAGCAGGTCTGCTTTAGTGTTGCTCTCCCTGGGTATGTAGTACATCTCGAAGCATTTGAAATTGTCAATGAGATTCTTGGCAATATGGTAGTACTTAAGTAGCTCTATTTCTTTGGTCTGGTATCTATTGGCAATAAGTCCTTGGACAAGCTATGAGCTTGTGTAGCATCGTAGCTTCTTAaaccaaatttattttactaGTTTTAGACCCACAATAAGTGCCTCGTACTCAACCTAATTGTATGAGGCCTTGAAATTGAGCTTGAGGGCTTGCTCTAGAGTGACATTGTGAGGGCCTTCGAGGATGATTCCCGCCCCACTCCCCTTCACGTTGGACACACCATCAATGTAAAGGCTCCACTAGTCTGGGGTGGTTTGGTCGTTCCCAATGAATTCTGCCAAGAGGTCTGCCACGAACTGTGTCTTGATGGGGCCACAGTGTTTGTACTGGAGATCAAACTCTGAAAGTTCTACAGACCATGTCACCTCTTCTTTGCCAGTTTAGGCTTTCGCAATACTTGTTTGGTGGGGTAGTTCGTCTTGACTGCCACCTGGTGACACTGAAAGTATGGCTTGCGATGTTGGGCCGAGGTGATGAGTACTAGCACCACCTTCTTCATCATTTGGTAGCGCTTCTTAGCGTCATGGAGTATGCAGCTGGTGAAGTAAATGGGAAGTTGGTGTTTCTCTTCCTCTTATGCGATGGCAAAGCTAACAGCTTCGTCAGCTATTGAGAGATATAGGAGTAAGGGTACTCCTAGACTGGGTCGACTCAGGACTGGTTTGTGGCAATGGTCTTCTTGAAATTCAGGAAGGCTTGTTCGCAGGTCTCGTCCCATATGAATGCCTAAGTTTTCTTGAGCAGTTTGTAGAATGGCTTCGCCTTCTCGGCAAGCTTTGGGAGAAACTTGGACAGGGATGCTAGTCTACTGTTCAACTTTTGGACTTCTTGGACGTTGGTAGGGTTGTGCATCTCCAATATGGTTGTGCATTTGTCAGGGTTGGTTTCTATTCCCCGATGCATGATCATGAATCCCAGGAACTTACCTCCGTCGACCCTGAAAGTGCATTTTTTTGGGTTGAGGTGCATGTCGTATTTGTGGAGTTCTCTGAAGACTTCTTTAGGTCTGCAATGTGTTAGGCTATGCTTTGAGACTTGACAACCATGTTTGGTATGTTTTGTCCGATGTGCAATTTTAAAATCTGATCCATCAATCTCTGGTATGTAGCGTCTGCATTTTTtaggccaaagggcatgaccttgtagcaaaaGTTGGCATATTTAGTGATGAATGCCATTTTCTCCTCATCTGGAGCGTGCATCTGAATCTGGTTGTATCTAGAGTAGGCATCCAGGAAGCTTAGTACTTGGAACTCAAACGCTCCATTGACTAGCTTGCCAATGTTGGGCAAAGGGTATGCATTCTTGGGGCATGCCCTATTCAGATCGGTGTAGTCGGTGCATATTTTCCATTTGCCATTAGCCTTTTCGACCATGACGATGTTGGTGAGCTAGGTAGAGTACCTGACTTCTCTGATGAAGTTGGCTTTGAGGAGCTTGTCCACTTCTTCTTTGATCGCTTTGCGTCATTCTTCTCccatcttctttttcttttgtgataCTGGTTTCGCCTAGGGACAAATGGCAAGCTTGTGGCAGATAATGCTAGGGTGGATTCCCGGCATGTTAGATGGTTGTCAAGCAAATAGGTCTGTGTTCCTATGTAAGACATCAACTATGCGTCTGTGCTCATGGCTGGTGAGGTCCCTGTTGAGCTACATGCACTACCCGAGTTTGGGTCCGAGTTGTAGCTTGACGAGTTCTTCAGTAGGCTTTGGGCCTCTATCAGAAGTGTCGTTGCACGAATCTACATTGAATATGTTGTCTAGGCTTTCTTGGTAGACTGTCAGGGCTCAGACTGGAGACCCTTCGTCCACACTCATGATTTGAGTGGTACCATCTGCTGTGGGGTAAAGCTTGGCAGGCTCCCTGGTGGGAGGATAGAGTGCCACTTTCAAGCTTTCCGCGTAGCACTGTTGTGCGTGCTTTTGATCTGCCTTGACAGTCATGATCTCTCCCATCAAGGTGGAGAACTTCATCTTTAGATGTTCTATGGAGACGATGGCTCCAAGCTCGTTGAGTGTTTTCCTGTCAatcaaagcaaaataaaaagtatttgcATTGAGTATCGACggttgtcgcaacgtgcccttcgcgggcgagcgagggcgaggctcacgggtgcgcttcccaaaggaggaaagatgcgcggagtcgccaccaacgtttatttgtggaaaatgtcggaaaaaccgaaggaaaccggtcaaaataaaaattctaagttcgggagttgtatttacgcttgaggaaggtattagcacctctcacgtttgtctcaaaggacaacaacctattttttagaattgtggaaattgtgttaccttaacttttatttctttttattttttgaggtcgacaatagcggggcttttgctcctacgtaccctccatcgaagaggaaatcagacctacgtagttctttcttatacgtgaatcaagtgattctttttacttgaagggtgatcattttaaggcgttggaccttaaaaatgatcctttttacttggtaagaaactgaaatgataaactttcaaaaacctatttttgtagacgagcttgactaggcgagtttgattttagccttagtttcactttagttattagtcaattcaattaagaatgagaaatcccaaagagaaaacgtccgattgattttacgctttactttactaaaaggtattttttttattattatattattattttaccccttttttgatttccaacgtggttacggcacgaccgaacggtcggaattcattttaatcgaaattaacggatgatacaattcaaacgatcggtggaaatttattttatttttagattgagcgagaaatgacttaaataaatggcttaagcacgtcaaaagggggtataaaaagcaaatgaaaatgagaataaaaatacatgaaacaaaatgtggaccaccacgggtacatagaatgaattgaaaagctcggtttgagttacttacccgttgaagactgaagaaaacgaagaacgaacgatgaatgttgaagaacgatcgagaatcttcgcgtaattgctcacggaaacgttacggaagcgcttcggcttggattttcttcacggaaataattttcctcagtaaTTTCGAGCAAGGGAgaaatgccaagaaggctgaacccttttcttcttcacttctccccctatttatagcaaaataggggagaagcttgtcacccagctcgcccaggcgagctcagctcgcccaggtgagcaatgttgcttcctccagaagcaacagccttctggaggaaggatttggaaggcccaagtgggccagattgctatttgtacccccctttttactaaatgcacccccttctatttttttgtaattcttttttccgtaacgttacgaaactttacgaatttcataacgatacttattttccttccgcaaggttacgagtccttacagattatgtatttactctttttttgctttcgaagaagttacgaaaactcacggattgcgaaaaatacctcctttcgatttccgtcacatcacggaattttcacggattgcgtaagcctgctaccttttgattttcggcatgtctcgggacttcatttattgtgcaacaaaggacgccaagtatctcaaagcggctaaccaaaggttgcatgtcatcaagtaataatccccggacaaaattagggtatgacaattgcccctctttacttacctcttatcggagataagaggaaagcaaagataggacatagatttcgtccgtcctgccctttctgtgatgacgactctcatctctactgcttcttttttcttttgcacaaaacaaaatacaaacaacaacaagaacgacgaatataatatacatatacacatatacacatatttggcgaaggaaccgatccggaaaacaacagaataacgtgtttcccagtcaccagagactccgcgcttgataatggagggcacatgaacagcgctaggcaatgacattcatggggctccgaaaaagatggagaatggaggattgccttgagggtccgcacttaggcaatcatgaaacacaactccaaactcgaaagtggaggacacatgaacgaaaacgcaataacattcatggggctccgaaaaagggtgagaatggaggattgccttgagggtcctcacttaggcaatcatgaaacacaactccaaactcgaaaatggacgacacatgaacagcgctaggcaataacattcatggggctccgaaaaagggtgagaatggaggattgccttgagggtcctcacttaggcaatcatgaaacacagctccaaactcgaaaatggaggacacatgaacagccctaggcaataacattcatggggctccgaaaaagggtgagaatggaggattgccttgagggtcctcacttaggcaatcatgaaacacagctccaaactcgaaaatggacgacacatgaacagcgctaggcaataacattcgtggggctccgaaaaagg of Glycine soja cultivar W05 chromosome 1, ASM419377v2, whole genome shotgun sequence contains these proteins:
- the LOC114419263 gene encoding uncharacterized protein LOC114419263, translating into MYYIPRESNTKADLLSKLASTKKIGHLKTIIQEKLQTPTIDIEEVMVGEEEEPYWMTPYKNFLIWGVLPRDENEARHIKRKANFYVILDGELFRRRLTSPLLKCLNSQQADYVMRELHEGICDLYTRGHSLDTKVVRISYYWPTLRVDTLDFTKR